A stretch of Drosophila gunungcola strain Sukarami chromosome 3L unlocalized genomic scaffold, Dgunungcola_SK_2 000002F, whole genome shotgun sequence DNA encodes these proteins:
- the LOC128257878 gene encoding E3 ubiquitin-protein ligase rnf146 isoform X3, with protein MSQQRATDQNMATSSSSNSNNNNNQSDVITLDDDDEDGEVIFVGHVRPTGSTIDLCLTPSTSAAAAAAARSGSSSGTADDDPGSRATASASNPLSPASSPADAAKSVTVDAGTTISVGDPLAAAAAALECPICLQTCIHPARLPCGHIFCFLCVKGVAYKNPRCAMCRREIPVEFLDHPQLVNGIEDICTTRATEDGYQWYYEGRNGWWQYDDRTSQDIEEAFKKGDKSCTILVAGYVYIVDLEQLVQQRQNEPTRCRRVKRDLATIPKKGVAGLRIEGNQVTSDTVFSRPTSTTNPTTVSAAASSFMSTIAATDAAIRIASDIIGSTLAHADELTRGLAASNISDDPSSSSSSDSFSICTPPLLLTAKCVFVASLISTIYLKLY; from the exons ATGTCGCAACAACGTGCTACGGATCAAAATAtggccaccagcagcagcagcaacagcaacaataacaacaaccaaAGCGATGTGATTACGctggacgacgacgacgaggatggGGAAGTGATATTCGTGGGACATGTGCGTCCCACTGGCTCCACCATTGATCTCTGCCTGACGCCCTCCACTTCGGCGGCTGCGGCAGCTGCTGCCCGTTCCGGGAGCTCCTCCGGAACTGCCGATGACGATCCGGGATCCAGAGCCACTGCATCTGCATCCAATCCACTTTCACCTGCTTCGTCACCGGCGGATGCAGCAAAATCCGTCACAGTGGATGCAG GCACCACAATTTCTGTCGGAGATCCCCTAgccgcagcagctgctgctttGGAGTGTCCCATTTGCCTGCAAACATGCATTCACCCAGCTCGTCTTCCATGTGGCCACATCTTCTGCTTCTTGTGCGTTAAG GGCGTTGCTTACAAGAATCCACGCTGTGCCATGTGCCGCCGAGAGATTCCCGTCGAGTTCCTGGACCATCCCCAGCTGGTAAATGGCATTGAGGACATCTGCACCACTCGGGCCACCGAAGATGGCTACCAGTGGTACTACGAGGGCAGAAATG GTTGGTGGCAATACGATGACCGCACGAGTCAGGACATCGAGGAGGCCTTCAAGAAGGGCGACAAGTCCTGCACCATCCTGGTGGCCGGCTACGTCTACATTGTGGACTTGGAGCAGCTGGTTCAGCAGCGCCAAAACGAGCCCACTCGCTGCCGGCGGGTCAAACGAGATCTGGCCACCATACCCAAGAAAGGGGTGGCCGGTCTGCGGATCGAGGGCAACCAGGTGACCAGCGACACCGTTTTCAGCAGACCGACCAGCACGACCAATCCAACCACCGTTTCGGCAGCTGCCTCCAGTTTCATGTCCACAATAGCAGCCACGGATGCGGCAATCAGGATTGCCAGCGACATAATTGGCTCCACTTTGGCCCATGCGGACGAACTCACCCGTGGACTGGCGGCCAGCAACATCAGCGACGatcccagcagcagcagcagcagcg ATTCGTTTTCGATATGTACTCCGCCATTACTTCTAACAGCGAAATGCGTATTCGTTGCTTCCCTAATATCTACGATATACCTAAAGCTCTACTGA
- the LOC128257878 gene encoding E3 ubiquitin-protein ligase rnf146 isoform X1 gives MSQQRATDQNMATSSSSNSNNNNNQSDVITLDDDDEDGEVIFVGHVRPTGSTIDLCLTPSTSAAAAAAARSGSSSGTADDDPGSRATASASNPLSPASSPADAAKSVTVDAGTTISVGDPLAAAAAALECPICLQTCIHPARLPCGHIFCFLCVKGVAYKNPRCAMCRREIPVEFLDHPQLVNGIEDICTTRATEDGYQWYYEGRNGWWQYDDRTSQDIEEAFKKGDKSCTILVAGYVYIVDLEQLVQQRQNEPTRCRRVKRDLATIPKKGVAGLRIEGNQVTSDTVFSRPTSTTNPTTVSAAASSFMSTIAATDAAIRIASDIIGSTLAHADELTRGLAASNISDDPSSSSSSGEQTNSTNPQDAGRSPASSPASSSMQDLITRDLRNTQQVIAHNQHTIDLFEQALNDFQALTMRNYVDSSDEEEQDDQDQEQELREREHEQLEAGEQPQSGDNHQGF, from the exons ATGTCGCAACAACGTGCTACGGATCAAAATAtggccaccagcagcagcagcaacagcaacaataacaacaaccaaAGCGATGTGATTACGctggacgacgacgacgaggatggGGAAGTGATATTCGTGGGACATGTGCGTCCCACTGGCTCCACCATTGATCTCTGCCTGACGCCCTCCACTTCGGCGGCTGCGGCAGCTGCTGCCCGTTCCGGGAGCTCCTCCGGAACTGCCGATGACGATCCGGGATCCAGAGCCACTGCATCTGCATCCAATCCACTTTCACCTGCTTCGTCACCGGCGGATGCAGCAAAATCCGTCACAGTGGATGCAG GCACCACAATTTCTGTCGGAGATCCCCTAgccgcagcagctgctgctttGGAGTGTCCCATTTGCCTGCAAACATGCATTCACCCAGCTCGTCTTCCATGTGGCCACATCTTCTGCTTCTTGTGCGTTAAG GGCGTTGCTTACAAGAATCCACGCTGTGCCATGTGCCGCCGAGAGATTCCCGTCGAGTTCCTGGACCATCCCCAGCTGGTAAATGGCATTGAGGACATCTGCACCACTCGGGCCACCGAAGATGGCTACCAGTGGTACTACGAGGGCAGAAATG GTTGGTGGCAATACGATGACCGCACGAGTCAGGACATCGAGGAGGCCTTCAAGAAGGGCGACAAGTCCTGCACCATCCTGGTGGCCGGCTACGTCTACATTGTGGACTTGGAGCAGCTGGTTCAGCAGCGCCAAAACGAGCCCACTCGCTGCCGGCGGGTCAAACGAGATCTGGCCACCATACCCAAGAAAGGGGTGGCCGGTCTGCGGATCGAGGGCAACCAGGTGACCAGCGACACCGTTTTCAGCAGACCGACCAGCACGACCAATCCAACCACCGTTTCGGCAGCTGCCTCCAGTTTCATGTCCACAATAGCAGCCACGGATGCGGCAATCAGGATTGCCAGCGACATAATTGGCTCCACTTTGGCCCATGCGGACGAACTCACCCGTGGACTGGCGGCCAGCAACATCAGCGACGatcccagcagcagcagcagcagcggtgAGCAAACCAACTCCACAAATCCACAGGACGCAGGACGCTCGCCTGCCTCCTCGCCTGCCTCGAGTTCCATGCAGGATCTGATCACGCGGGACCTGCGGAACACCCAGCAGGTGATTGCCCACAACCAGCACACCATCGATCTCTTCGAGCAGGCCTTGAACGACTTCCAGGCGCTGACCATGCGCAACTATGTGGACTCCAGCGATGAGGAGGAGCAGGACGACCAGGatcaggagcaggagctgcgGGAACGGGAACACGAGCAGCTGGAGGCGGGCGAGCAGCCACAGTCCGGCGATAATCACCAGGGATTCTAG
- the LOC128257878 gene encoding uncharacterized protein LOC128257878 isoform X2 yields MSQQRATDQNMATSSSSNSNNNNNQSDVITLDDDDEDGEVIFVGHVRPTGSTIDLCLTPSTSAAAAAAARSGSSSGTADDDPGSRATASASNPLSPASSPADAAKSVTVDAGTTISVGDPLAAAAAALECPICLQTCIHPARLPCGHIFCFLCVKGVAYKNPRCAMCRREIPVEFLDHPQLVNGIEDICTTRATEDGYQWYYEGRNGGWWAYDSRTNGDIEIAYADFEKHKAAKPPQSALATPLDSIPDSDSGAMPPNPALAPQNQEDPTVPMDLSATAKPDPEACEDQPFGDPCTPDMFDNDTIEFADGEDEDMYDDYDEDEEVWMSTDSEDDYCNPEIGPHPGRLHLQICGSTYVIDFLQMKQYPRSNPERRRNIQRCKSTDAVHSLSKGVAGLSKHQRCN; encoded by the exons ATGTCGCAACAACGTGCTACGGATCAAAATAtggccaccagcagcagcagcaacagcaacaataacaacaaccaaAGCGATGTGATTACGctggacgacgacgacgaggatggGGAAGTGATATTCGTGGGACATGTGCGTCCCACTGGCTCCACCATTGATCTCTGCCTGACGCCCTCCACTTCGGCGGCTGCGGCAGCTGCTGCCCGTTCCGGGAGCTCCTCCGGAACTGCCGATGACGATCCGGGATCCAGAGCCACTGCATCTGCATCCAATCCACTTTCACCTGCTTCGTCACCGGCGGATGCAGCAAAATCCGTCACAGTGGATGCAG GCACCACAATTTCTGTCGGAGATCCCCTAgccgcagcagctgctgctttGGAGTGTCCCATTTGCCTGCAAACATGCATTCACCCAGCTCGTCTTCCATGTGGCCACATCTTCTGCTTCTTGTGCGTTAAG GGCGTTGCTTACAAGAATCCACGCTGTGCCATGTGCCGCCGAGAGATTCCCGTCGAGTTCCTGGACCATCCCCAGCTGGTAAATGGCATTGAGGACATCTGCACCACTCGGGCCACCGAAGATGGCTACCAGTGGTACTACGAGGGCAGAAATG GTGGCTGGTGGGCCTACGACTCTCGGACCAATGGAGACATCGAGATTGCCTATGCGGATTTTGAGAAACACAAGGCAGCAAAGCCACCGCAATCGGCTCTTGCTACTCCATTGGATTCCATtcccgattccgattccggaGCGATGCCACCGAATCCTGCACTTGCTCCTCAAAATCAAGAAGATCCAACTGTTCCGATGGATCTCTCAGCCACTGCTAAGCCAGATCCAGAGGCTTGCGAGGATCAACCATTCGGTGATCCTTGTACTCCCGACATGTTCGATAATGATACTATTGAATTTGCTGATGGTGAAGATGAAGATATGTATGACGACTATGATGAGGATGAGGAAGTTTGGATGAGCACAGACTCCGAGGATGATTACTGTAACCCCGAAATTGGACCGCATCCGGGCAGATTGCATCTGCAGATCTGCGGGAGTACGTACGTCATTGACTTTCTGCAGATGAAGCAGTATCCCCGCTCGAATCCCGAAAGGCGTCGCAATATCCAGCGTTGCAAGAGCACGGATGCCGTTCACAGCTTATCCAAAGGCGTCGCTGGGCTCAGCAAGCACCAAAGGTGCAACTAA